The Candidatus Anaeroferrophillus wilburensis genome window below encodes:
- a CDS encoding alginate export family protein, with protein MKNRVVMMSTAALFLVILLTLPAVSFAYTFLDCGVCSSRKAAKEKAEKDKLTFGMETRLRYEYLDNINFSFYGDNPPAGAGTDGFLTGRVRAGIDYRPVERIHIALWGAYADAWDYDSDELFDNKRTSRYKEDPDLYLAYVEFENILDQDLNIKLGRQRLDYGDFRVLGLCDWVNTGPYLWDAVLVSKRFPNGFVDMFYGRTVYQDEHEFSLNRRHWYEGAGVYSHWQLPKGMPYIAFEPFYIMKWDDHENYNGGAGDLDDQYLGMRSYGRDLAGFDYDLLYARESGDMGGLDIDAYHFNVRVGYRFAMLPWSPRLSFGYTVSSGNDSGTADFEQYQTAFGVWGAAYGQEYNMFSFKNFEDYQLSLELKPLEPVKVELHYHDYKLHESGDSWRSLANDGTLGDDVGDVFELEVRYALSDTMSIGLQAGMFVPGDYAKDRTGFDDEATWILLDWDYRFDWKLL; from the coding sequence ATGAAAAATCGAGTTGTTATGATGTCAACGGCGGCGCTCTTTCTGGTGATTCTGCTGACACTTCCGGCGGTCTCTTTCGCCTACACGTTCCTTGATTGCGGTGTCTGTTCATCGCGCAAGGCGGCGAAAGAGAAAGCGGAAAAGGATAAGCTGACCTTCGGTATGGAAACCAGGCTCCGCTATGAGTACCTGGACAATATCAATTTTTCCTTTTATGGCGACAATCCGCCGGCCGGTGCGGGCACCGACGGCTTCCTGACCGGCAGAGTGAGGGCCGGCATCGACTACCGTCCTGTTGAACGGATACATATCGCCTTGTGGGGTGCCTATGCCGATGCCTGGGACTATGACAGCGACGAGCTTTTTGATAACAAGCGCACCAGCCGCTACAAAGAGGACCCTGACCTCTACCTGGCCTATGTGGAATTTGAAAACATCCTGGATCAGGACTTGAATATCAAGCTTGGCCGGCAGCGCCTCGATTATGGTGATTTCCGCGTTCTGGGACTGTGCGACTGGGTCAACACCGGCCCCTACCTGTGGGATGCGGTGCTGGTTTCCAAACGGTTTCCCAACGGCTTTGTCGATATGTTCTACGGCCGGACGGTCTATCAGGATGAACATGAATTCAGCCTCAACCGGCGTCACTGGTATGAAGGGGCGGGGGTCTACAGTCATTGGCAGCTGCCCAAGGGGATGCCCTATATCGCCTTTGAACCCTTTTATATCATGAAGTGGGATGATCATGAGAACTACAATGGCGGTGCCGGAGATCTGGATGACCAGTACCTGGGCATGCGCAGCTACGGCCGTGATCTGGCCGGCTTCGATTATGACCTGCTGTATGCCAGGGAGTCGGGTGATATGGGAGGCCTGGACATCGATGCCTACCATTTCAACGTCCGGGTGGGATATCGTTTTGCCATGCTGCCCTGGTCGCCGCGGCTGAGTTTCGGCTACACGGTCAGTTCCGGTAATGATTCTGGCACTGCCGACTTCGAACAGTACCAGACTGCTTTTGGCGTCTGGGGGGCAGCCTATGGCCAGGAATACAACATGTTCAGTTTCAAGAATTTTGAGGATTATCAGCTCAGCCTGGAGCTGAAGCCCCTGGAACCCGTCAAGGTGGAGCTGCATTACCATGACTACAAGCTGCACGAAAGCGGCGATTCATGGCGGTCGCTGGCCAACGACGGAACGTTGGGCGATGATGTGGGTGACGTGTTTGAGCTGGAGGTACGGTACGCTTTGTCTGACACGATGAGCATCGGCCTGCAGGCGGGGATGTTTGTGCCGGGGGATTATGCCAAGGACCGGACCGGTTTTGACGATGAAGCGACCTGGATTCTGCTGGATTGGGATTATCGGTTTGATTGGAAACTACTCTAA
- a CDS encoding DUF1684 domain-containing protein, translated as METTLMMELAVFSPRWRGRLMAGILVVLSAAAFLLPSPAARAAAPGEFYAGRIQAYRQSKDAYFRDHECSPLAGAAKHSFVGLPYYPVDPRFRVAGTFKAYLFARSRRSPAADGGELKIREVGRFLFDFDGRQHTLLVWQAAGQDRLTVVFSDATSGAETYGAGRLVDLQPLAGNRYEVDFNYAANPYCCYNHDFQCPLPPAGNRLPFAVQAGEKVVPAKP; from the coding sequence TTGGAAACTACTCTAATGATGGAGCTGGCGGTATTCTCACCTCGTTGGCGGGGGCGGCTCATGGCCGGCATTCTGGTGGTGCTGTCTGCGGCAGCTTTCCTGTTGCCGTCCCCTGCCGCCAGGGCGGCGGCGCCAGGGGAGTTCTATGCCGGCCGGATTCAAGCCTATCGCCAGAGCAAGGATGCTTATTTTCGTGATCATGAATGCTCACCTCTGGCGGGGGCGGCAAAACATTCGTTTGTGGGGCTTCCATACTACCCTGTCGACCCCCGGTTTAGAGTCGCTGGCACCTTTAAAGCGTATCTGTTTGCCAGGAGCAGGCGGTCGCCGGCTGCTGACGGTGGTGAACTGAAGATCCGCGAGGTGGGCAGGTTTCTGTTTGATTTTGACGGGCGTCAGCATACCCTGCTCGTCTGGCAGGCTGCCGGCCAGGATCGTCTTACGGTTGTTTTCAGTGATGCAACTTCCGGTGCTGAAACCTACGGTGCCGGCCGGTTAGTTGACCTCCAGCCCCTAGCCGGCAATCGCTACGAAGTTGATTTCAACTATGCAGCCAATCCCTATTGCTGCTATAATCACGATTTCCAGTGCCCCCTGCCGCCGGCGGGAAACCGCTTGCCTTTTGCCGTCCAGGCCGGGGAGAAAGTGGTGCCCGCCAAGCCCTGA
- a CDS encoding 2-hydroxyacyl-CoA dehydratase, whose product MSSDYTAMWQELGLDLEAHDALLEALSSSYQDIFLSQKNRPQGMQYLDFVMSEVHGLRIKELLDARRAGRPVVGSFCVFVPEEIILAADGIHVGLCAGAEFGTEEVEKILPRNTCALIKSAFGFKLSRVCPFIEAADMVVGENTCDGKKKSYEQLGELLPNLYVMDLPQQKTAAGKRLLREEYVRFLHAMEELSGITIDAKRLRRGVELVNAKRAALARLNRLRSSRPSPISGLDALLINQVSFYDDPVRFTGQINSLCDELEARIARQEGVVAGTTPRVLLSGCPMAVPNWKIPMLIERSGAVVVGEESCVGERGSRNLTDASGATVDALLDAIVERYFAIDCAVFTPNREREQHVVEMVQAYQADGVIHYGLQFCQPYLIESMPMEQRLTDQGITTLRIETDYSMEDLGQLQTRIEAFVEMLG is encoded by the coding sequence ATGAGTAGCGATTATACTGCCATGTGGCAGGAACTGGGGCTTGATCTGGAAGCCCATGATGCCCTGCTCGAGGCGTTGAGCAGTAGTTATCAGGATATTTTTCTGAGCCAGAAAAACCGTCCCCAAGGGATGCAGTACCTTGATTTCGTCATGAGTGAGGTCCACGGGCTGCGGATCAAGGAGCTGCTGGATGCCCGGCGTGCCGGCCGGCCGGTGGTGGGTTCCTTCTGTGTGTTTGTACCCGAAGAGATCATCCTGGCGGCGGATGGCATTCATGTGGGCCTGTGCGCCGGGGCGGAGTTCGGCACCGAGGAGGTGGAAAAAATTCTGCCCCGCAACACCTGTGCCCTGATCAAGTCCGCTTTTGGCTTCAAGCTCAGCCGGGTCTGTCCGTTTATCGAGGCTGCGGACATGGTGGTGGGGGAAAACACCTGCGATGGCAAGAAAAAATCCTACGAACAGCTGGGTGAACTGCTGCCCAATCTCTATGTCATGGATCTGCCCCAGCAGAAGACTGCCGCCGGCAAACGCCTGCTGCGCGAAGAATATGTCCGTTTTCTCCATGCCATGGAGGAGCTTTCCGGGATCACCATTGACGCAAAACGGCTGCGAAGGGGGGTTGAACTGGTCAACGCCAAGCGTGCTGCCCTTGCCCGCCTCAACCGTCTACGGTCCAGCCGGCCGTCACCCATTTCCGGTCTGGATGCCCTGCTGATCAACCAGGTCTCTTTTTATGACGATCCGGTTCGTTTTACCGGCCAGATCAACAGTCTCTGCGATGAACTGGAGGCAAGGATTGCCCGGCAGGAGGGGGTTGTTGCCGGCACGACTCCCCGGGTCCTGCTTTCGGGCTGTCCCATGGCGGTTCCCAACTGGAAGATTCCCATGCTCATTGAACGTTCGGGGGCGGTGGTGGTTGGTGAGGAATCCTGTGTCGGCGAGCGCGGCAGCCGCAACCTGACCGATGCCTCCGGGGCTACCGTTGATGCCCTGCTGGATGCCATTGTTGAGCGCTATTTCGCCATTGATTGCGCCGTGTTTACCCCCAACCGGGAACGGGAGCAGCATGTGGTGGAGATGGTGCAGGCGTACCAGGCGGATGGGGTTATCCACTATGGTCTCCAGTTCTGCCAGCCGTATCTCATTGAATCGATGCCCATGGAGCAGCGGTTGACCGACCAGGGAATCACCACCCTGCGGATTGAAACTGATTACAGCATGGAAGACCTCGGTCAGCTGCAGACCCGCATCGAGGCGTTTGTTGAAATGCTTGGTTAA
- a CDS encoding 3-hydroxyacyl-ACP dehydratase — protein MRCAGIDLGSRTIEVVIVEDGRLVASRQAETGFAPDRQAASLLAGESYDRLLATGYGRHLFEQINGTPTVTEIKAVAAGFHALAPEVDLILDIGGQDSKVVALNQTGKVIKFEMNDRCAAGTGKFLELVAMTLGFPLDAFGQEALKAEKTLQINSMCAVFADSEVTSLIGRGEDRRAIALGLHRSIVNRAVGMLKRFNLDRSTIGFVGGVAWNPCVHRLLEEHLQKIVHIPPNPQIVAAYGAALLAAGG, from the coding sequence ATGCGTTGTGCCGGTATAGATCTTGGTTCCCGAACCATTGAAGTGGTGATTGTCGAAGACGGCCGCCTGGTGGCCAGCCGCCAGGCGGAAACCGGTTTTGCCCCCGATCGGCAGGCTGCCAGCCTGCTGGCGGGGGAGTCCTACGATCGCCTGCTGGCCACCGGCTACGGCCGCCACCTTTTTGAGCAGATCAACGGGACGCCGACGGTTACCGAGATCAAGGCAGTGGCGGCCGGATTCCATGCCCTGGCCCCCGAGGTTGATCTGATTCTGGATATCGGCGGCCAGGATTCCAAGGTTGTTGCTCTTAATCAGACGGGCAAGGTGATAAAATTTGAGATGAATGACCGCTGCGCCGCCGGGACCGGCAAATTCCTCGAGCTGGTGGCCATGACTCTCGGTTTCCCCCTGGATGCCTTCGGCCAGGAAGCCCTCAAAGCGGAAAAAACTCTGCAGATCAACAGCATGTGTGCTGTTTTTGCCGATTCAGAGGTGACCTCATTGATCGGCCGGGGAGAGGACCGGCGTGCCATAGCCCTTGGTCTGCACCGGTCGATTGTCAATCGGGCAGTCGGCATGCTGAAGCGGTTCAACCTCGACCGCTCGACGATCGGTTTTGTCGGCGGGGTGGCTTGGAATCCCTGTGTCCACCGGCTGCTGGAGGAGCATCTACAGAAGATTGTCCATATTCCTCCCAACCCCCAGATTGTTGCCGCCTACGGGGCCGCCTTGCTGGCGGCCGGCGGTTAG